Proteins from a genomic interval of Desulfofustis limnaeus:
- a CDS encoding PilZ domain-containing protein — MSTNKPRLQADADISRNRLLITIAGAVDKAELDRLYTDVRFCVADLKPGFDVITDLTQATLGHLSALPTFRKIMAYLASNGVRDVVRVMNPDNLIHRQILNHAARVPGYKAMYAASRAEAENLLRQSSERTCLRFSIPDLTVTLLFDGEKKSGRLVDISVGGCAIDLPEPPPTGSEVTITFTLAARDFSLLSRILRSDANECAAAFTALDDEEREALTTSLIAATRQ, encoded by the coding sequence GTGAGCACCAACAAACCACGCCTGCAGGCCGATGCGGACATCTCCCGCAACCGTCTGCTGATCACCATCGCCGGGGCCGTCGACAAGGCCGAACTGGATCGGCTCTACACCGATGTGCGTTTCTGCGTCGCCGACCTGAAGCCGGGCTTCGACGTGATCACCGATCTCACCCAGGCCACGCTCGGCCATCTGAGCGCCTTGCCGACCTTTCGTAAGATCATGGCCTATCTGGCCAGTAACGGGGTGAGGGATGTGGTGCGGGTGATGAATCCGGACAATCTGATTCACCGCCAGATCCTCAACCACGCCGCCCGGGTCCCCGGCTACAAAGCCATGTATGCGGCCAGCCGGGCGGAAGCCGAAAACCTGCTGAGGCAGTCCTCCGAGCGAACCTGCCTGCGTTTCTCGATCCCGGACCTGACCGTAACCCTTCTTTTCGACGGCGAAAAAAAATCAGGACGCCTGGTAGATATCTCCGTCGGCGGCTGCGCCATCGATCTTCCCGAACCTCCCCCGACGGGAAGCGAGGTCACCATCACCTTCACCCTGGCCGCCCGTGATTTTTCCCTGCTCTCCCGCATCCTGCGGTCGGACGCTAATGAATGTGCCGCAGCCTTTACCGCCCTCGACGATGAGGAGCGGGAAGCCCTGACCACGTCTCTGATAGCAGCCACACGGCAATAA
- a CDS encoding PAS domain S-box protein has product MNPTQQPPDQGAGARTWSDDGPWQRHLNTILSGMSDGFLLLDNELRIHYFNTAAQRILGKEEQTVLGRRLFEVFPEGRGSVFEKIYQEALAQQQERRIESYFAPHAEWYEVNAIPSDEGLAVFFRSITNRKKAEQALHDSEKRFRSYVEHTPYGLFISDATGRYRQVNQEACRLTGYRESELLTMRLGDILAPESRDIGRGHFQQVQQAGLVRGEVRLVRKDGEARWFSVSAVRVTDDRYLGFIEDIDERKRIREEVLRSRQVLAINHRVATIFLTAPDDQLFHDVLALLLHTFVSPIGLIGYLDEGGDLICPTMTREVWDKCQIPDKSIVFPRECWRGIWGRTLLEGQSVIAEGGMQVPPGHVPLHCVMAVPIVQREQVIGQFILANKEGGYSPDDLALLENIAEQVAPILRAHLDRIRQQELQEELEVVNRQLHKQESLARMAGAVAHNYNNKLMVILGNLEMALAELPAGESLVRSSLEDAQAASVQLSELGRDMLAYLGQPHSFRPCPTIDLAALVSRYAGECRPKLSARVVLEVRVPAEPLPVAVEPDHIRRALDRLVTNALESLNETEGRIEVSVERADPAAMEDGYQIPIDWQPPARNYVCLTVGDSGCGMDQEELEHIFDPFYTKKFIGRGMGLPLTLGIVRQYEGMIKVVSEPGGGSAFTLYLPLAGFEG; this is encoded by the coding sequence ATGAACCCCACACAACAGCCCCCTGATCAAGGTGCCGGTGCCAGGACTTGGTCCGACGACGGACCGTGGCAGCGGCACCTTAACACTATTCTTTCCGGCATGTCGGATGGATTTCTACTGCTCGACAACGAGTTGCGGATCCATTATTTCAACACCGCAGCGCAACGTATCCTGGGAAAAGAGGAGCAGACGGTCCTCGGACGGAGGTTGTTCGAAGTGTTCCCGGAAGGGCGCGGGTCGGTTTTTGAAAAAATCTACCAGGAAGCCCTGGCACAACAGCAAGAGCGCCGAATCGAGTCCTATTTCGCCCCTCATGCCGAGTGGTATGAGGTTAATGCGATCCCGTCTGATGAGGGGTTGGCGGTCTTTTTTCGGTCTATCACCAACCGGAAAAAGGCGGAGCAGGCATTGCACGACAGCGAGAAGCGGTTTCGCAGCTATGTGGAGCACACTCCCTACGGTCTTTTCATTTCCGATGCGACCGGAAGGTATCGGCAAGTCAATCAGGAGGCCTGTCGCCTCACCGGGTATCGTGAGAGCGAATTGCTCACGATGCGCCTCGGCGATATCCTCGCTCCCGAGTCGAGAGACATCGGCCGGGGCCATTTTCAGCAGGTTCAGCAGGCCGGGCTGGTTCGCGGCGAGGTCCGTCTGGTACGAAAAGACGGTGAAGCCAGATGGTTTTCAGTATCGGCGGTACGAGTGACGGATGACCGTTATCTGGGGTTCATCGAGGATATCGACGAGCGCAAGCGGATTCGGGAAGAGGTGCTTCGGTCCCGGCAGGTGCTGGCCATCAATCATCGGGTAGCCACTATTTTTCTCACCGCCCCGGATGATCAGCTGTTCCATGACGTTCTTGCGCTACTGTTGCACACCTTCGTCAGTCCGATCGGTCTGATCGGCTATCTCGACGAAGGCGGTGATCTGATCTGCCCGACCATGACCCGAGAGGTCTGGGATAAGTGCCAGATACCCGACAAGAGTATCGTTTTCCCCCGGGAATGCTGGAGAGGAATCTGGGGGCGGACGCTGCTCGAGGGGCAGTCCGTCATCGCCGAGGGAGGAATGCAGGTACCGCCTGGACATGTGCCGCTGCACTGCGTGATGGCGGTACCGATCGTACAGCGGGAACAGGTCATCGGTCAGTTTATTCTCGCCAATAAGGAGGGAGGATACTCACCGGACGATCTGGCTCTGCTGGAAAACATCGCCGAGCAGGTCGCCCCCATCCTGCGAGCCCATCTTGACCGTATTCGCCAGCAGGAGTTGCAGGAGGAGTTGGAAGTGGTTAACCGACAGCTCCACAAACAGGAGAGTCTGGCCCGGATGGCCGGTGCTGTCGCCCATAACTACAACAACAAGTTGATGGTAATCCTCGGCAACCTGGAAATGGCGCTTGCCGAACTGCCGGCGGGAGAATCCCTGGTACGCAGCAGTCTCGAGGATGCCCAGGCCGCCTCCGTACAGTTGAGCGAATTGGGTCGGGACATGTTGGCCTATCTCGGCCAGCCCCATTCCTTTCGTCCCTGCCCGACCATTGATCTGGCGGCGCTGGTGAGCCGCTATGCAGGCGAATGCCGACCCAAGCTGTCGGCACGGGTTGTGCTTGAGGTGCGGGTCCCTGCCGAACCGCTGCCGGTAGCCGTCGAGCCGGACCACATCCGCCGGGCCCTTGACCGTCTCGTTACCAATGCCCTCGAATCTTTGAATGAGACCGAAGGCCGCATCGAGGTGAGCGTGGAACGGGCCGATCCTGCCGCCATGGAGGACGGTTATCAGATTCCGATCGACTGGCAGCCGCCAGCCCGAAACTACGTCTGTTTAACGGTCGGCGATTCCGGGTGCGGCATGGACCAGGAGGAACTGGAACACATCTTCGACCCCTTTTATACGAAGAAATTCATCGGACGCGGCATGGGGCTGCCGCTCACGCTCGGTATTGTCCGCCAATACGAGGGGATGATCAAGGTCGTGAGCGAACCGGGCGGCGGTTCGGCCTTTACCCTCTACCTGCCGCTCGCCGGCTTCGAGGGCTGA
- a CDS encoding PAS domain-containing hybrid sensor histidine kinase/response regulator, whose product MKETTSPSSEHLAMLEEKSRQLEALLQATPNGIVSTDLDGRITLCNKRAGDMFGIDPDTAIGSRLDDLFPDDCRQHLERSLATVLASVSSQVVEAEPALPDGRRLPLEIHIGLQEEEPGCPLGYCLVMRDISKQRHVERGLRQSEEQLRRIIDVLPQCVCYVNADLTYRYANPSAKTLFGLTPEELVGRTTTEVIGAAAHDQIRPYLELVLSGKAAHYQRDLLYPDGKVHCIDGWLIPNRDEEGTVSGYFAVLYDITHIKKTHEELREKDEKIRSIFRVAPIGIGVTAQRMLLDVNDRLCKMLGYGRDELIGRSSRLLYPSDEEHQTIGNKRREQIALFGSSSLEARMRRGDGSIITVLTNATPIDPADLEAGIIFTVLDISESKQTEQMIRSHSATLDAIFNSTPSILILVDEDGRVEKINNRGIEFFGTDREQATHLLCGLLFRCINASDTQTCGHSPECPSCPVRSRLAAAFRSRRPAREEEGQMTFLRDGRYVLHHLLISTEIITIEGIDRVLVALTDISDIRKKDEELLHQRLAHEQLEQQYRQAQKMEPVGRLAGGIAHDLNNLLAPILGYSELLTQDLVENDPRRAALEQILYAGQRARDLIRQLLAFSRKQTLTVSTINLNDLLHQFHNLLRRAIREDIEICLRLADGLPAIQGDSGQLEQVILNLAVNAQDAMPTGGVLTLATTEQLVNGHALTELDLADAAPYVLLTVADTGIGMDPTVRSQIFEPFFTTKDQHSGTGLGLSTVYGIVKQHRGAITVASEPGHGTSFSIYLPISESNTVVPAATVESADAVLMGSETILLAEDDPHLRHLAEAILRKNGYTVLSASNGKEAMVLAEIHQGPIDLLLADVVMPEMNGRELCEQLSRSRTIARVLFMSGYTDDVLSLDYLKKNGFEFIHKPFTVKDLLTRIRTILHTPQVN is encoded by the coding sequence GTGAAGGAAACCACATCGCCATCGTCCGAGCATCTCGCCATGCTCGAGGAAAAGAGCCGCCAGCTCGAAGCACTCCTGCAGGCGACACCCAACGGTATCGTCTCCACCGACTTGGACGGTCGGATTACCCTGTGCAACAAACGGGCCGGAGACATGTTCGGCATCGATCCCGACACGGCCATCGGCAGCCGCCTCGACGACCTTTTTCCCGACGACTGCCGCCAGCACCTGGAACGGAGCCTGGCCACCGTGCTCGCCAGCGTCTCTTCCCAGGTGGTTGAAGCGGAACCGGCATTGCCGGACGGAAGGCGTCTCCCCCTGGAAATACACATCGGGCTCCAAGAGGAGGAACCGGGCTGCCCCCTCGGCTATTGCCTGGTCATGCGTGACATCAGCAAGCAGCGACACGTCGAGCGGGGCCTGCGACAAAGCGAGGAGCAGCTGCGGCGGATCATCGATGTCCTGCCGCAGTGCGTCTGTTATGTCAACGCCGATCTGACCTACCGGTACGCCAACCCCTCCGCGAAGACCCTGTTCGGCCTGACACCGGAAGAACTGGTCGGGCGCACCACGACCGAGGTCATCGGCGCAGCGGCACACGACCAGATCCGCCCCTACCTGGAGCTCGTCTTATCCGGCAAAGCCGCCCATTATCAGCGAGATCTTCTCTATCCCGACGGCAAAGTCCACTGCATCGACGGCTGGCTCATCCCCAACCGTGACGAAGAAGGAACGGTAAGCGGCTATTTCGCCGTTCTCTATGACATCACCCACATCAAAAAGACGCATGAGGAACTGCGGGAAAAGGATGAGAAGATCCGCAGCATCTTCCGGGTCGCACCGATCGGCATCGGCGTGACGGCACAGCGGATGCTGCTCGATGTGAACGACCGCCTGTGCAAGATGCTCGGCTATGGCCGGGACGAGCTGATCGGTCGCAGTTCACGTCTGCTCTACCCCAGCGACGAGGAACACCAGACCATCGGCAACAAGCGCCGCGAACAGATTGCCCTTTTCGGCAGCAGTTCCCTGGAAGCACGCATGCGTCGCGGGGACGGGAGCATCATTACCGTGCTGACCAACGCCACGCCGATCGACCCGGCCGACCTGGAAGCGGGTATCATCTTTACCGTGCTCGACATCAGCGAAAGCAAGCAAACGGAACAGATGATCCGCAGTCATTCGGCAACCCTTGATGCCATTTTCAACAGCACTCCGAGCATTCTCATCCTGGTTGACGAGGACGGCCGGGTGGAAAAAATCAACAATCGCGGCATCGAATTTTTCGGCACCGACCGGGAACAGGCGACACATCTGCTCTGCGGGCTGCTTTTTCGCTGCATCAATGCCTCAGACACCCAGACCTGCGGCCATTCTCCCGAGTGCCCGTCATGCCCGGTGCGCAGCAGGCTCGCGGCAGCCTTCCGCAGCCGTCGGCCGGCCAGAGAGGAAGAGGGGCAGATGACCTTCCTGCGAGACGGGCGATATGTTCTCCATCACCTGCTCATCTCAACCGAGATCATCACCATCGAAGGAATCGACCGGGTTTTGGTCGCTCTTACTGATATTTCCGACATCAGGAAAAAAGACGAGGAACTGCTCCACCAGCGTCTGGCCCATGAACAGTTGGAACAGCAGTACCGGCAGGCCCAGAAGATGGAGCCGGTGGGCCGTCTGGCCGGCGGCATCGCCCACGATCTGAACAACCTGCTGGCGCCGATCCTCGGTTACAGCGAACTCCTCACCCAGGATCTGGTGGAAAACGATCCCCGCCGAGCGGCCTTGGAACAGATTCTCTACGCCGGGCAGCGGGCCCGTGATCTCATTCGCCAACTACTCGCCTTCAGCCGCAAACAGACCCTGACCGTCAGCACCATCAATCTCAACGATCTGCTGCATCAGTTCCACAACCTGCTGCGCCGCGCCATCCGTGAGGACATCGAGATCTGCCTGCGCCTGGCCGATGGTTTACCGGCAATTCAGGGCGATAGCGGCCAACTGGAGCAAGTGATCCTGAACCTCGCCGTCAACGCGCAAGACGCCATGCCGACAGGAGGCGTCCTGACTCTTGCCACAACCGAACAACTGGTCAACGGGCACGCCTTGACCGAACTGGATCTGGCCGACGCCGCTCCCTATGTCTTGCTCACCGTCGCGGACACCGGCATCGGCATGGATCCCACCGTGCGTTCGCAGATCTTCGAACCGTTTTTCACCACCAAGGACCAGCACAGCGGTACTGGTCTGGGTCTGTCGACGGTGTACGGCATCGTCAAACAGCACCGGGGCGCCATCACCGTAGCCAGTGAACCGGGGCACGGTACGTCTTTTTCCATTTATCTCCCGATCAGTGAATCAAATACGGTTGTGCCGGCCGCAACGGTGGAAAGCGCCGACGCGGTACTGATGGGGAGTGAAACCATCCTTTTGGCGGAAGACGATCCGCACCTGCGCCACCTGGCAGAGGCGATCTTACGCAAAAATGGCTACACGGTTCTCTCAGCCAGTAACGGCAAGGAGGCGATGGTCCTGGCAGAGATCCACCAGGGCCCGATAGATCTGCTCCTGGCCGATGTCGTCATGCCGGAAATGAACGGCCGCGAACTCTGTGAACAACTCAGCCGGAGCCGCACCATTGCCCGGGTGTTGTTCATGTCCGGCTATACCGACGATGTCCTTTCTCTCGATTACCTGAAGAAAAACGGGTTCGAATTTATTCACAAACCGTTTACCGTCAAAGACCTCCTGACCAGAATACGAACCATTCTTCATACCCCGCAGGTCAATTGA
- a CDS encoding multidrug effflux MFS transporter, producing MKKLIGLLALLAAFPPLSTDMYLAALPLLVTSWQQPLATVNLTLVGFFATYCFCLLIYGPLSDRYGRRPPLLAGLAIYSGASLLCALATSIEMMIVTRILQGAGAAAASSICFAICKDRFEGRMRQRVFINLGIIVAMAPMLAPIVGGWIIELSSWRLVFVVQVGLGLVAAIGVYGMEESLQKKSRDSLRVVFASYRRLAANRQFFLLTLACACLGTPVFAYIAVSSDIYITVLGYSERQYGYFFAANASAFMLAPLIFSRLVRRRSLQRLLPLSYGGVLVSSLALLVVPVAQPYRLTLFMWLLSFFFAFGRPPSNNLILEQVQHDVGTASSFMVFVYFMTGACSMWFISLGWPDKVSMLGWLGLVSAAITLSGWVWLNARLTLRFPK from the coding sequence ATGAAAAAACTGATCGGGCTGTTGGCCCTGCTTGCCGCTTTTCCACCGCTTTCCACCGATATGTATCTGGCGGCGCTGCCGCTGCTGGTCACCTCCTGGCAGCAACCGCTGGCCACCGTCAACCTGACGCTGGTCGGGTTCTTCGCCACCTATTGTTTTTGTCTGCTGATCTACGGGCCATTGTCCGATCGTTACGGCCGCCGACCGCCGCTGCTTGCCGGCCTGGCGATCTACAGCGGTGCCAGCCTGCTGTGTGCCCTGGCAACCTCCATCGAGATGATGATCGTCACCCGAATCCTGCAGGGGGCCGGCGCCGCTGCTGCTTCTTCGATCTGTTTTGCCATCTGCAAGGACCGTTTCGAGGGTCGGATGCGGCAGCGGGTCTTCATCAACCTTGGAATCATTGTCGCCATGGCCCCGATGCTCGCCCCCATCGTCGGCGGGTGGATCATCGAGTTGTCCTCCTGGCGTCTGGTATTTGTGGTCCAGGTCGGGCTTGGTCTGGTCGCTGCCATCGGCGTCTACGGCATGGAAGAATCGCTGCAGAAAAAGAGCCGCGATTCGTTGCGGGTGGTGTTCGCTAGTTATCGGCGGCTGGCTGCCAACCGTCAGTTTTTTCTGCTGACCCTGGCCTGTGCCTGCCTGGGGACCCCCGTGTTCGCATACATCGCCGTCTCGTCAGATATCTATATCACTGTTCTCGGTTATTCCGAGCGGCAGTACGGGTATTTTTTCGCCGCCAACGCCTCGGCCTTCATGCTCGCGCCGCTGATTTTTTCCCGCCTGGTCCGGCGTCGATCCCTGCAACGGTTGCTGCCGTTGAGCTATGGCGGAGTCCTGGTCAGTTCCCTGGCGCTCCTGGTGGTCCCTGTTGCCCAGCCGTACCGGCTGACCCTGTTCATGTGGCTGCTCAGCTTTTTCTTTGCCTTCGGTCGGCCGCCGAGCAACAACCTGATCCTCGAGCAGGTGCAGCACGACGTGGGTACAGCTTCGTCATTCATGGTCTTCGTCTACTTTATGACCGGCGCCTGCTCCATGTGGTTCATTTCGCTGGGTTGGCCGGATAAGGTCAGCATGCTCGGCTGGCTTGGCCTGGTATCGGCGGCGATTACCCTGAGCGGCTGGGTGTGGCTCAACGCACGATTGACCTTGCGCTTCCCGAAATGA
- a CDS encoding chemotaxis protein CheW — MTTPRPASLPKTLELATFTVGEALCGMDILQIQEINKIMQRTPVPQAPDYVLGVLNLRGKIVTIIDLAKKLGLGDTSASEEARNIIVNSHDGSAGLLVSRIGDVIEVQSDKKEKAPANMRGIEGKYFAGVFKTDTQLIGLLNIDKVLHPDE, encoded by the coding sequence ATGACAACCCCACGCCCCGCCAGCCTCCCAAAGACCCTCGAACTGGCGACCTTCACCGTCGGCGAAGCCCTGTGCGGCATGGACATCCTGCAGATCCAGGAAATCAACAAGATCATGCAGCGCACGCCGGTGCCGCAAGCACCTGACTACGTTCTCGGGGTCCTCAATCTGCGCGGCAAGATCGTTACCATCATCGACCTGGCCAAGAAGCTCGGGCTGGGCGACACCTCGGCCAGCGAAGAGGCACGCAACATTATCGTCAACTCCCATGACGGCAGCGCCGGACTGCTGGTCAGCCGCATCGGTGACGTGATCGAGGTTCAGAGCGACAAAAAGGAGAAGGCGCCGGCCAACATGCGCGGCATCGAAGGCAAATACTTTGCCGGGGTCTTCAAGACCGACACCCAGCTGATCGGTCTGCTCAACATCGACAAGGTCCTGCATCCGGACGAATGA
- a CDS encoding chemotaxis protein CheA encodes MQNDYQGQALPPTSGPAATVTPLPASPQNELAERTGEWSGSRGEAAAAQTSIRVQVSLLDSLMTLAGELVLSRNQLLQTISTNHLKCAESVGQRIDLITSELQEAIMLTRMQPIGNVFARFPGMVRDLAGTLDKQVDLAIYGQEVELDKTIIESIGEPLAHLVGTAVEQSIETPERRRQQGKTESGAIVLRAFHEAGQVVIEIEDDGAGVDGEQLTAHAVRKGLMTAEQAHVLSDNEKQQLVFLPGLTPAEGGTGMDEIRSAFDKLGGQIDLSGEPGQGTTISIKLPLTLAIIPCQVVMTEGERYAIPQVNLEELLRIPANQVKERIEVVGSAEVVRLRGKLLPLVRLADVLGVQRTFVDSEDGTIHADRRQRIADRRSRHSDQEGSTKPPTDEPVANRQSRREETDRRSAPESALNIVVVSAGSLTYGLIVDRLQDSEEIVIKPLGRHLQHCQGYAGATIMGDGRIALILDVANLAQLAQLNSVDGSDRASQLQKETEVADAAGQSRSVLIFHSSVQEQFGIQLDRVERIEKIKRSDIENLGAKRVMQYRGGSLHLLCVDDVAQVQPLADRDDLLVIVFSFGTHSIGLLACGPIDTRQIVGQTDQSTLRQAGIAGSTIIAGQTTLLVDIDEMVRHLYPEWF; translated from the coding sequence ATGCAAAACGATTATCAAGGCCAGGCGCTCCCCCCGACCTCCGGCCCCGCCGCCACGGTCACGCCCTTACCCGCAAGCCCTCAAAACGAATTGGCGGAGCGCACCGGCGAATGGTCCGGATCCAGGGGTGAGGCTGCCGCTGCGCAGACTTCGATCCGGGTCCAGGTCAGCCTGCTCGACTCCCTGATGACCCTGGCCGGCGAGTTGGTCCTGAGCCGCAATCAACTGTTGCAGACAATCAGCACCAATCACCTGAAATGTGCGGAAAGCGTGGGCCAGCGGATCGATCTGATCACCTCGGAGCTGCAGGAGGCGATCATGCTCACCCGCATGCAGCCGATCGGCAATGTCTTCGCCCGCTTCCCCGGTATGGTCCGGGACCTGGCAGGCACGCTCGACAAACAGGTGGATCTGGCCATCTATGGCCAGGAAGTGGAATTGGACAAGACCATCATTGAATCCATCGGCGAGCCCCTCGCCCACCTGGTCGGCACTGCCGTCGAACAAAGCATCGAAACACCGGAACGGCGTCGGCAACAAGGCAAGACGGAGAGCGGCGCCATCGTGCTTCGAGCTTTTCACGAAGCGGGGCAGGTGGTCATCGAGATCGAGGATGACGGTGCCGGCGTGGACGGTGAACAACTAACCGCGCACGCCGTCCGCAAAGGACTGATGACCGCCGAGCAGGCCCACGTACTGTCGGATAATGAAAAGCAGCAGCTGGTTTTCCTCCCCGGCCTTACCCCTGCCGAGGGCGGCACCGGCATGGACGAGATACGATCGGCCTTCGACAAGCTGGGCGGCCAGATCGACCTGAGCGGAGAGCCCGGCCAGGGCACCACCATCTCCATCAAGCTGCCGCTGACCTTGGCCATCATTCCCTGCCAGGTGGTCATGACCGAAGGGGAGCGCTATGCCATCCCGCAGGTCAACCTGGAGGAGTTGTTGCGCATTCCGGCCAACCAGGTGAAGGAGCGCATCGAAGTGGTCGGCAGCGCCGAGGTGGTGCGGCTGCGCGGCAAACTCCTGCCGCTGGTCCGGCTGGCCGATGTACTCGGGGTCCAACGGACCTTTGTCGACTCAGAAGACGGGACGATCCATGCCGACCGTCGACAGCGGATCGCCGACCGGCGCAGCCGACACTCCGATCAGGAAGGGTCGACAAAGCCGCCTACCGACGAGCCGGTGGCAAACCGCCAGAGTCGACGCGAAGAAACGGACCGCCGTTCGGCGCCGGAAAGCGCCCTCAATATCGTCGTGGTATCGGCCGGTTCCCTCACTTACGGCCTGATCGTCGATCGACTGCAGGATTCCGAGGAGATCGTCATCAAACCGCTCGGCCGGCACCTGCAGCACTGTCAAGGATACGCCGGCGCGACCATCATGGGTGACGGTCGTATCGCCCTGATCCTGGACGTGGCCAACCTGGCTCAGCTGGCCCAGCTGAACTCGGTGGACGGCAGCGACCGGGCCAGCCAGCTCCAGAAGGAAACGGAGGTCGCTGACGCCGCCGGCCAAAGCCGGTCGGTGCTGATTTTCCACAGCTCGGTTCAGGAACAGTTCGGTATCCAGCTCGATCGGGTGGAACGGATCGAAAAAATCAAACGCAGCGACATCGAGAACCTCGGCGCCAAGCGCGTCATGCAGTATCGGGGCGGCAGCCTGCATCTGCTCTGCGTCGACGATGTGGCCCAGGTACAGCCGCTGGCCGACCGGGACGATCTGCTGGTTATCGTCTTCTCCTTCGGCACACACAGCATCGGTCTGCTCGCCTGCGGTCCGATAGACACCCGGCAGATCGTCGGCCAGACCGATCAGTCGACCCTGCGTCAGGCAGGTATCGCCGGCTCGACCATCATCGCCGGGCAGACCACGCTGCTCGTCGACATCGATGAAATGGTCCGGCATCTCTACCCGGAATGGTTTTAA
- a CDS encoding response regulator — protein MATRQAIDSSHKRALIMDDELSIRQVLGEMLRLSGYHCSEAIEGAEAVALFRKAVAEGRPFDVVIMDLGVPEGLGGAEAVQQLLAIDPAARVIVTSGSATDPVVEEYHRYGFSGALRKPFRFTELQQLIGVN, from the coding sequence ATGGCCACCAGACAAGCGATCGACAGCAGCCACAAACGGGCTTTGATCATGGACGACGAACTGAGCATCCGGCAGGTGCTCGGCGAAATGCTGCGGCTCAGCGGCTACCACTGCAGTGAAGCAATCGAAGGAGCAGAAGCCGTGGCGCTGTTTCGCAAAGCGGTCGCCGAGGGGCGACCGTTCGACGTGGTGATCATGGACCTGGGCGTCCCTGAAGGCCTGGGCGGCGCCGAGGCCGTTCAGCAGCTGCTGGCCATCGACCCAGCGGCTCGGGTCATCGTCACCAGCGGCTCGGCAACCGACCCGGTGGTGGAGGAGTATCATCGCTACGGTTTTTCCGGTGCCTTACGCAAACCGTTTCGGTTCACGGAGTTGCAGCAGCTGATCGGGGTCAACTGA